TTGATTTTGTAGCTGTATGATGATCATAGATTTATGATCCTCGCTGAAGTTGTGAAACGGGTCAATCATAACGAACCAGTTGCGACTAATCTATGGGTTTAATGGTTAATTTGTCAGATTTTGACCGATCAACAGAGACGTTGCAACATATTTTGCTTTAACTAATAGAAGTAAAACTGTATTTGTCTATCTGCTCGGGATAGAAGAAAGACATTGGAGAGTGGAGATACTACTAGAAATGAAGGCAACAATAACACTGATGTAGTAGATTCGCCACTATATACGTACGCATAACAAGTGGTAAACATAGGCactattattttcaaaaacggACCCACAGATTTCTCTATATATTCATCCCAACCCTCCCCCCTCTAAATACCAAACAACACTCATCTTTCACcaaattatttaactttttatctTCTCTTTTTCGTATTTTAGCATATTTTCTCAAAGAGAAGATCTATAGAAAATTTCGTGTGATCTTTCTAGATTAACTGAACATGTCGCTAGACGGACTAGGAGGGATGGCTTTTGCGGAGGCTTACACGGCGAGGAAGTTTCACAGAGAAAACATGAAGACTTTGACGTCAAGCACAGCCACAACCGTCGGTGGTGGAACCGAAGACAACGGTGGACGATATAGCCGGTGGTTTTTCGGTAAGCGGAGCACCAAGAAAAACTCGGCTAAAGTTTGTGATCTAATAACTATAGAATAAGTCGATGGTCACATCCAGAACTAATCTAAggaataaaaaaactttatatatctTTTGTGTTTTACTTTATTTCTGCTTTATATTTGATGATGTGTATTGTGATTTTCTTTATGAAATTTTAGGTGAGATTGTGTAAAGTGATGAGATTTCcttaaattttatatggttCATGTGATAATTTTTCGCTTCtatgaagaaacaaaaaaacaacatgTATTGATTCTTAAATGTTAGTGACATTAACGAAAATGTTAACGCT
Above is a genomic segment from Raphanus sativus cultivar WK10039 unplaced genomic scaffold, ASM80110v3 Scaffold0655, whole genome shotgun sequence containing:
- the LOC108821144 gene encoding uncharacterized protein LOC108821144; translation: MSLDGLGGMAFAEAYTARKFHRENMKTLTSSTATTVGGGTEDNGGRYSRWFFGKRSTKKNSAKVCDLITIE